A single genomic interval of Lathyrus oleraceus cultivar Zhongwan6 chromosome 7, CAAS_Psat_ZW6_1.0, whole genome shotgun sequence harbors:
- the LOC127103704 gene encoding uncharacterized mitochondrial protein AtMg00860-like produces the protein MEYMNLIFHPYLDQFMVVFIDDILVYSKSEEEHVEHLRIVLQVLKEKRLYAKLSKCEFWLREVSFLGHVVSGDGIAVDPSKIDAVLQWEAPTSVTEIRSFLGLAGYYRRFIEGFSKLALPLTKLTCKGADFVWDVLCEESFLELKKRLTTAPILILPNPEEPFVVYCDASKMGLGDGWNC, from the coding sequence atggagtacatgaatcTCATTTTCCATCCTTATTTAGATCAATTTATGGTGGTGTTCATAGACGACATTTTGGTTTATTCTAAGTCGGAGGAAGAGCATGTGGAACATTTGCGTATTGTTTTGCAAGTGTTGAAAGAGAAGAGATTGTATGCTAAGTTATctaagtgtgagttttggttgagagaaGTTAGCTTTCTTGGTCATGTTGTTTCCGGTGACGGAATTGCGGTTGATCCATCGAAGATTGATGCGGTGTTGCAATGGGAAGCTCCTACGTCAGTTACCGAGATAAGAAGTTTCCTAGGCTTGGCAGGTTACTATAGGAGGTTTATAGAAGGCTTTTCTAAGTTGGCACTTCCTTTGACTAAGTTAACTTGTAAGGGTGCTGATTTTGTGTGGGATGTCCTATGCGAAGAAAGTTTCCTTgagttaaagaaaaggttgacAACGGCTCCGATTTTGATTTTGCCAAATCCCGAGGAACCGTTTGTGGTTTATTGCGATGCTTCGAAGATGGGATTAGGAGATGGCTGGAATTGCtaa
- the LOC127103705 gene encoding uncharacterized protein LOC127103705: MAGRNAGRNDEALAAAMQAMAQAFQNPSNADENVGSRSLATFQRENPPTFLGRYDPEGALAWLKEIERIFRVMDCTLVQKIRYGTHKLSGEADDWWVDTRLRLETAGEEITWEVFRREFLRKYYPEDVRGKKEIEFLELKQGNLSVTEYAAKFTELAKFYPHYDGANAEFSKCIKFENGLRSEIKKAVGCQKIRVFADLIDSCIIFEEDNNAHYKILCEKRGRGQHSRGKPYETPVGKGKQKVIPSRRTSGGDAPANVICFKCGKPGHKSNVCRLGETRCFRCGMPGHAARDFFPDEIPSASPEREVEFTIDLVPGTRPISMAPYKMSASELAELKSQLEDLLERKFVRPSVSPWGAPVLLVKKKRQKHATLY, encoded by the exons ATGGCCGGAAGAAACGCTGGGAGGAATGATGAGGCTCTTGCTGCAGCTATGCAGGCAATGGCTCAGGCGTTCCAGAACCCATCCAATGCTGACGAGAACGTGGGGTCTCGTAGTCTGGCGACGTTTCAGAGGGAGAACCCGCCTACTTTTCTGGGTAGGTATGATCCTGAAGGAGCCTTGGcttggttgaaggagattgaaagaatcttcagagtgaTGGATTGCACTCTTGTGCAAAAGATCCGCTATGGAACTCATAAGCTGTCAGGTGAAGCCGATGATTGGTGGGTGGACACTCGTCTAAGGTTGGAAACTGCGGGCGAGGAGATTACTTGGGAAGTGTTTCGTAGagaatttctgaggaagtattatccagaAGATGTGCGAGGAAAGAAAGAGATTGAATTCCTCGAGTTGAAGCAAGGGAACTTGTCAGTcacggagtatgctgctaagttcactgAATTGGCTAAGTTCTATCCTCACTATGATGGAGCCAATGCCGAATTCTCtaagtgcatcaagtttgaaaatggattgcgTTCGGAAATTAAGAAAGCTGTGGGATGTCAAAAGATTCGCGTATTTGCGGATCTGATTGATAGTTGTATAATCTTTGAAGAGGACAACAATGCACACTATAAGATCTTGTGTGAGAAGAGAGGAAGGGGCCAACACAGCCGTGGTAAGCCATATGAAACTCCGGTTGGAAAAGGGAAACAGAAAGTGATTCCGAGTCGAAGAACAAGTGGGGGAGATGCTCCTGCTAATGTTATCTGTTTcaagtgtggaaagccgggtcacaAGAGTAATGTGTGTAGGCTTGGTGAAACgagatgttttcgttgtggtatGCCGGGACATGCGGCTCGTGATT TTTTTCCCGATGAGATTCCTAGTGCATCGCCAGAAAGAGAAGTTGAGTTCACTATTGACCTTGTACCTGGTACTAGACCCATCTCTATGGCGCCGTATAAGATGTCAGCATCAGAGTTGGCTGAACTGAAGAGTCAGCTAGAGGATTTGCTTGAAAGGAAGTTTGTGAGACCTAGTGTATCACCTTGGGGAGCTCCAGTTTTGTTGGTGAAAAAAAAAAGACAGAAGCATGCGactttgtattga